The following are encoded together in the Pedobacter steynii genome:
- a CDS encoding lysophospholipid acyltransferase family protein: protein MIRKGFSQVGIFLLTSISLLPLFILYRAADVFYLLVYHVFGYRRKVVRENLIRSFPEKSPAEINDIEKKYFRFLASLVVEIVKMKSISKKELNKRVKFKNVDLVEAYLQNQESVLFCSAHYGNYEWVCMGIGLAFSGEHYPIYKPLSNSLFDSWFFKMRSKFGNRMVAMRQTLRAIQANKNRANLFTFGSDQAPSKEESNYWTTFLNQETSIQLGIEKIARKTNRPVFYLKINYKKRGYYEVDCVPICLDPSKTEEFEITELQTRFLEEMISEEPAYWLWSHRRWKHKRPATKAIGATDRCENPGELTETVL from the coding sequence ATGATCAGAAAAGGTTTCTCCCAGGTTGGTATATTTTTACTGACCTCGATTTCGCTCTTACCTTTATTTATCCTGTATAGGGCGGCAGATGTGTTTTATTTGCTTGTTTACCATGTTTTTGGCTACCGCAGAAAGGTAGTCAGAGAGAATTTAATACGTTCCTTTCCAGAAAAGAGCCCCGCTGAAATTAATGATATTGAAAAGAAATATTTCAGGTTTCTGGCTTCACTCGTCGTGGAAATTGTAAAAATGAAGAGCATTTCTAAAAAGGAGTTGAATAAGCGGGTTAAGTTTAAAAATGTGGACCTGGTCGAAGCTTATTTGCAGAATCAGGAGAGCGTGCTTTTTTGCTCTGCGCATTATGGCAATTATGAATGGGTATGTATGGGCATCGGACTGGCATTTTCAGGAGAACATTATCCAATTTATAAACCTTTAAGCAATTCGCTTTTTGACAGTTGGTTTTTTAAGATGAGGAGCAAATTTGGGAACCGTATGGTGGCTATGCGTCAGACTTTAAGGGCAATTCAGGCCAATAAAAACCGCGCAAATCTATTTACTTTCGGTAGCGATCAGGCCCCATCAAAAGAGGAATCGAATTACTGGACTACCTTTTTAAATCAGGAGACCTCTATCCAGCTGGGGATTGAAAAAATAGCCAGAAAAACCAACAGACCAGTTTTTTATCTGAAGATAAACTATAAAAAGCGGGGTTATTATGAAGTAGATTGTGTTCCCATTTGCTTAGATCCATCTAAAACTGAGGAATTTGAAATCACAGAGCTTCAAACACGTTTTCTTGAGGAAATGATCAGTGAGGAGCCTGCCTATTGGTTATGGAGCCATCGCAGATGGAAGCATAAGCGGCCTGCGACTAAGGCGATTGGTGCTACAGATAGGTGTGAAAACCCTGGGGAGCTGACAGAAACGGTCCTGTAG
- a CDS encoding RNA polymerase sigma factor, with amino-acid sequence MANYSTCTDNELIALWKEGNDAVFREIYLRYDKLLYLYAYKKLRNREESKDVVQDSFTWLLNHRNELHLHTSLSGYLYKTVLHQILDIFKHKGIIKKYAESGEHYIEVNSPEADYLIREKDIAALIENEIAAMPPKMREIYTLKRREFLSTKEIAGQLGLSAHTVSTQLKRAMKHLKVKLGTVVFILWILS; translated from the coding sequence ATGGCCAATTATAGCACCTGTACTGATAACGAGTTGATTGCTTTATGGAAAGAAGGTAATGATGCCGTATTTAGAGAAATTTATCTGCGATACGATAAGCTGCTATACTTATACGCTTATAAAAAACTCAGAAACAGAGAGGAATCAAAAGATGTGGTACAGGATTCTTTTACCTGGCTTTTAAATCACCGCAACGAGCTTCATCTCCATACCAGCTTATCCGGATATCTTTATAAAACCGTCCTTCATCAGATTCTGGATATCTTTAAACATAAAGGCATCATTAAAAAATATGCGGAAAGCGGGGAGCACTATATCGAAGTTAATTCTCCGGAAGCAGATTACCTGATCCGGGAAAAAGATATCGCCGCCTTAATAGAAAATGAAATTGCCGCCATGCCTCCTAAAATGAGGGAAATCTATACTTTAAAAAGAAGAGAGTTTTTAAGCACCAAAGAAATCGCAGGACAATTAGGGCTCTCTGCACATACGGTATCTACCCAGCTTAAAAGAGCAATGAAGCACCTGAAGGTAAAACTTGGGACGGTAGTGTTCATTCTATGGATTCTTTCCTAA
- a CDS encoding FecR family protein, producing MKKDIKEVLDKVSSGTATAEEETMARLWLHQLHQNDEAGLSETELNEVSAEMWASLEKNEKQFAPKTGKLWPYIAAAASVVFVAGMALYFYSYQPSAEIKAPQQYSNDVPAGGNKAYLTLADGKKIVLSTATNGMLAQEGGVKITKTAEGQLVYTIADEGKKSIGKYNRIETPIGGQYELQLPDGTRVWLNAASSLKYPASFSALKQRSVELTGEAYFEVAKDKTKPFLVKSKGQEVEVLGTHFDVNAYPDEQSIKTTLIEGSVKLNGQLTLKPGEQSVLSDGKFNVKEVNAIDAADWKNGEFVFSNEPLTSIMRKVARWYGVGIIYTNDLGKIPTFSGSVSRSENISSVLNMLEETSNVRFTIAGKQIRVTTK from the coding sequence ATGAAGAAAGACATAAAAGAAGTATTGGATAAGGTTAGTTCCGGCACTGCCACGGCTGAAGAAGAGACTATGGCCAGGCTTTGGCTGCATCAACTCCATCAGAACGATGAAGCAGGACTTTCAGAAACAGAACTAAATGAGGTCAGCGCAGAAATGTGGGCATCGCTCGAAAAGAATGAAAAGCAATTCGCACCTAAGACCGGAAAGTTGTGGCCTTATATCGCGGCTGCAGCATCGGTAGTTTTCGTGGCAGGTATGGCCTTGTATTTTTACAGCTATCAGCCATCTGCTGAAATAAAGGCTCCTCAACAATATTCAAATGATGTTCCTGCAGGGGGCAACAAAGCCTACCTTACCCTGGCCGACGGAAAGAAGATTGTGCTGAGCACTGCAACTAATGGAATGCTTGCACAAGAGGGAGGGGTAAAGATTACCAAAACTGCGGAGGGGCAACTGGTGTACACAATTGCCGATGAAGGAAAGAAATCAATCGGAAAATACAACCGCATCGAAACACCAATTGGAGGTCAATATGAATTGCAATTGCCGGATGGTACCAGGGTTTGGCTAAATGCAGCCTCTTCTTTAAAATATCCGGCCTCCTTCTCTGCGCTCAAACAACGCAGCGTAGAATTAACGGGAGAAGCTTACTTCGAAGTGGCAAAAGATAAAACAAAGCCATTCCTGGTGAAAAGCAAAGGACAGGAAGTAGAAGTTCTGGGAACTCATTTCGATGTGAATGCCTATCCGGATGAGCAGAGCATTAAGACGACTTTAATAGAAGGCTCCGTGAAATTAAATGGACAGCTGACTTTGAAACCCGGTGAACAATCTGTGCTCAGCGATGGAAAATTCAATGTGAAAGAAGTGAATGCTATTGATGCTGCCGATTGGAAAAATGGGGAGTTTGTATTCAGTAATGAACCTTTAACGAGCATCATGAGGAAAGTTGCCCGCTGGTATGGTGTCGGGATTATTTATACAAATGACCTTGGCAAAATACCTACATTTTCAGGTTCTGTTTCCCGCTCTGAAAATATTTCAAGTGTGTTAAATATGTTAGAAGAAACCAGTAATGTGCGCTTTACCATCGCAGGAAAACAAATACGTGTAACTACCAAATAG
- a CDS encoding SusC/RagA family TonB-linked outer membrane protein: MRVNLIIAIITTCLLQVSAAGFAQKVNYVKQNTTLHQVFQEIKRQTGFRVLYSDQNLNSQMKINANFKDSELAQVMETLLKDQNLTYKMERRNILIKIRPTDLQQLNPILKDINISGRVLDKDKKPLPGASVSVKGASKVVSTDENGNFALKNVDEQAILVVSFVGYIRKEVPVNGGSVLNIVLDEDISLLGDVVVVGYDTRKQSELTSAVSVVSSTKLKDVTANSIGAMLQGKVAGLQVVNSSGAPGANAEIRLRGVSSVNANQSPLFVVDGIIGGNYDPNDVESVTILKDAGATAMYGSQANAGVIIVTTKRAKQAETRFEAKVSTGFRTADFGNMELMNSNELYDYQKEFYRDYVVGAANNSYKIDLIKFYSERPLSLRNQDYDWSKESFKKAPIYNFYLSASGKTEKNDYYVGASYYKEKGTFINTDFERVNLRGNSTYHFSKKLDLTNNINLSASQGKSYDYMDAYYSFLNMPWDNPYDASGNPVYVDGNSTFKWWSRDKINPIHTVQNSEHPYKGFNVNYDLGINYRITDWLTFASSNRLSASFDKGSNYVSSLAAGTYHGMGYLDELNTLNYGLVSNQLFKFNFKFGEHSLSGFAGGAFESSKNETSGASGKGLPEGLKVPGVISSNQVIVGAHNKYILQSLLSQVNYNYKNKYFLSGSFRYDGSSNFAPSKQYGGFPSVSAAWALNNEAFLADNPIFSNLKVRASYGITGTQDIGASRFLGLFSLTTKYNSLVAAVPYQLPSPNLTWESKRQLNAGMDIGLFNRVNLTFDVYRNDTKDLLLQVSQPLSVGFETKWENAGTVINKGIELGINSTNITTKDFEWITDFTLNFNNNKLSGFPSDIVKTGSWSISQIYRNGGNLFEFYMPKWLGVDAQTGAPVWEKIIYNTEGKAVASEKTSDYSQATNQEVGSALPKYQGGFNNSFRYKNFNLRVSTYFNYGNKVFSNNLRFMMNDGHEPYYNQIKLPKDAKIWTHPGDTGATEPSPQNSANSTETSTRYLKDGSYFTIRNIAFSYTLPSAWAKKISMSDVTVGITADNVATFSNFLGQDPQTTITPTRYATPGVSDFKYPNNRQYLLNVNFSF; this comes from the coding sequence ATGAGAGTTAATTTGATCATCGCCATCATTACCACCTGCTTATTACAAGTCAGTGCGGCAGGTTTTGCTCAAAAAGTCAATTATGTAAAACAGAATACGACACTTCATCAGGTCTTTCAGGAGATCAAAAGGCAGACCGGTTTCCGGGTTTTATATTCTGACCAGAATTTAAACAGCCAGATGAAAATTAATGCCAATTTTAAAGATTCAGAATTGGCACAGGTGATGGAAACTTTATTAAAAGACCAGAACCTGACCTACAAAATGGAACGCAGGAACATCCTGATCAAGATCCGGCCAACTGACTTGCAGCAGCTCAATCCGATCCTTAAAGACATTAATATCAGTGGAAGGGTGCTGGACAAAGATAAAAAGCCATTGCCGGGGGCATCTGTCAGTGTCAAAGGAGCGAGTAAGGTGGTCAGCACCGACGAAAATGGAAATTTTGCGTTGAAAAATGTAGATGAGCAGGCCATATTGGTGGTTTCTTTTGTGGGCTATATAAGAAAAGAGGTGCCGGTTAATGGCGGAAGTGTTTTAAACATTGTGCTTGATGAGGATATCAGTCTGCTGGGCGATGTGGTGGTGGTCGGTTACGACACCAGGAAACAAAGCGAGCTGACCAGCGCCGTGTCTGTCGTTTCTTCTACAAAATTAAAGGATGTCACTGCCAATTCTATTGGCGCCATGCTACAGGGAAAGGTGGCCGGTTTGCAGGTCGTGAACAGCTCCGGTGCGCCAGGCGCCAATGCGGAGATCAGGCTGCGTGGCGTATCCTCTGTTAATGCCAACCAAAGTCCGCTGTTTGTCGTTGATGGGATTATCGGCGGGAATTACGATCCTAACGACGTGGAAAGTGTCACGATATTAAAAGATGCCGGCGCTACCGCCATGTATGGCTCACAGGCAAACGCAGGGGTGATCATCGTCACCACTAAAAGGGCCAAACAAGCCGAAACGAGATTCGAGGCTAAAGTATCTACCGGTTTCAGAACTGCCGATTTCGGCAATATGGAGCTGATGAACAGCAATGAACTTTATGATTACCAGAAAGAATTTTACCGCGACTATGTGGTGGGTGCTGCCAATAATTCTTATAAGATTGACCTCATTAAATTCTATTCCGAGCGCCCTTTATCGCTACGCAATCAGGATTACGACTGGTCCAAAGAGTCCTTTAAAAAAGCGCCGATTTATAATTTCTACCTCTCGGCCAGTGGCAAAACAGAGAAGAACGATTATTATGTAGGCGCATCCTATTATAAAGAGAAGGGCACTTTCATCAATACCGATTTTGAGCGGGTTAACCTGCGTGGAAACTCAACTTACCATTTTTCTAAAAAGCTGGATCTGACCAATAACATCAACCTCAGTGCTTCACAGGGCAAGAGCTACGATTACATGGATGCCTATTATTCTTTCCTGAATATGCCCTGGGATAACCCATATGATGCCAGCGGAAACCCGGTTTATGTAGATGGCAATTCTACCTTTAAATGGTGGTCGAGGGATAAAATAAATCCGATTCATACGGTACAAAATTCGGAACACCCTTATAAAGGTTTTAATGTAAATTACGATTTGGGGATCAATTACCGCATTACCGATTGGCTTACCTTTGCCAGTTCAAACCGATTGTCGGCTTCATTTGATAAAGGCAGCAATTATGTATCCTCACTGGCCGCGGGTACTTACCATGGGATGGGTTATCTCGATGAGTTAAATACCCTGAACTATGGCCTCGTGAGTAACCAGTTGTTTAAATTCAATTTTAAATTCGGTGAACACAGCTTAAGTGGTTTTGCCGGCGGTGCTTTTGAGAGCAGTAAAAACGAAACCTCCGGTGCTTCGGGTAAAGGTTTGCCGGAAGGATTGAAAGTACCGGGTGTGATCTCCAGCAATCAGGTGATCGTTGGTGCGCATAATAAGTACATCTTACAATCTTTGTTGTCGCAGGTAAATTACAACTACAAAAATAAATATTTCCTGTCGGGCTCGTTCCGGTATGATGGTTCCTCTAACTTTGCGCCAAGCAAACAGTATGGTGGTTTCCCATCTGTATCGGCAGCATGGGCACTGAACAATGAAGCTTTTCTGGCCGATAACCCCATCTTCAGCAACCTGAAAGTACGTGCCAGCTACGGCATCACAGGTACTCAGGATATTGGGGCATCCCGTTTCCTGGGCTTGTTTTCCCTCACCACCAAATACAATTCATTAGTGGCGGCGGTGCCTTACCAATTGCCAAGCCCTAACTTAACCTGGGAAAGCAAACGCCAGCTTAATGCGGGTATGGACATTGGTTTATTCAACCGGGTAAACTTAACCTTCGACGTTTATCGCAACGATACCAAAGACTTATTGCTGCAGGTATCACAACCTTTGTCGGTCGGGTTTGAAACCAAATGGGAGAATGCAGGCACGGTCATTAACAAAGGGATTGAGTTGGGGATCAATTCGACCAATATCACAACCAAAGACTTTGAGTGGATCACTGATTTTACCCTCAACTTTAACAACAACAAATTATCGGGTTTCCCCTCAGATATCGTTAAAACAGGTTCATGGAGCATCTCGCAGATTTACCGCAACGGCGGAAATCTGTTCGAGTTTTACATGCCAAAATGGTTAGGTGTTGATGCTCAAACCGGTGCACCGGTCTGGGAGAAGATCATCTACAATACAGAGGGCAAGGCTGTAGCCAGTGAAAAGACTTCGGATTATTCACAGGCTACCAATCAGGAAGTGGGTTCGGCGCTGCCTAAATACCAGGGCGGTTTTAACAACAGCTTCAGGTATAAAAACTTTAATCTAAGAGTGAGCACCTATTTTAATTACGGCAACAAGGTATTCAGTAATAACCTGAGATTTATGATGAATGATGGTCATGAGCCTTATTACAACCAGATTAAATTGCCGAAGGATGCTAAAATCTGGACCCATCCCGGTGATACAGGAGCTACAGAACCAAGTCCGCAGAACTCAGCCAACTCTACCGAAACCTCCACCCGTTATTTGAAAGATGGAAGTTACTTTACCATCAGAAACATTGCTTTCTCCTATACCTTGCCTTCGGCATGGGCGAAGAAAATCAGCATGAGCGATGTCACTGTGGGTATTACGGCCGATAATGTGGCTACCTTTTCTAACTTCCTCGGGCAGGATCCTCAGACTACCATCACGCCAACGCGTTATGCAACGCCAGGGGTGTCGGATTTTAAGTACCCCAACAATCGCCAGTATTTGTTAAACGTTAATTTCAGCTTTTAA
- a CDS encoding RagB/SusD family nutrient uptake outer membrane protein → MKNIIVTLIVFLMVAVSSCKKLSSLPSDAISTETLVNTSEGLTNALNGAYALFKDHIEFNGKVDMNNMYLRQFYHLTDFASDDIVCGQVTTDPLYYSFSLDHSPAQANSRYYWYLSYKIITGVNTVIDAVEKSGKNDPATNQLLGECYFLRAFCHFNLVRLFGKPYTVDANSPGIILRTNLSDPAKKKRSTVKEVYDSVLADAEKAAGLMTRSRGVQYASQEAAWSLLARVNLYKEDNAKAIEYADKVINSGKFSLATKETYPKLFANATSASETIFCIAFTVVDDYGKFGSIASMIYSDGNSGWGEEYASSSLRAAMSAHPEDVRWSYIVPLKDAGGVVQKKNGIEVYYISKFSFQDNLPNLSSPIMFRIAEMYLIRAEAKAKTGANAAALDDVDMIRKNRGLEASLYNKVVPAGSNALDIVLAEKRIEMAFEGHRTYDVFRNKKSLNKAYWGYHLTGLKETDVDLSRTPAGYPNLTVPYTSPRIIYYLPVDETLSNPLATQNQ, encoded by the coding sequence ATGAAAAATATTATAGTTACCCTCATCGTCTTTTTGATGGTTGCGGTAAGCAGCTGTAAAAAGTTGAGTTCTCTCCCAAGCGATGCCATCAGTACGGAAACACTGGTGAACACCAGCGAGGGTTTAACCAATGCCCTGAACGGAGCTTACGCTTTGTTTAAAGACCATATTGAATTTAACGGAAAGGTAGACATGAATAACATGTACCTGCGCCAGTTTTATCACTTAACTGACTTTGCCAGCGATGACATTGTCTGCGGACAGGTAACAACCGATCCATTGTATTATAGCTTTAGCCTGGACCATTCACCTGCTCAGGCCAACAGCCGCTATTACTGGTATTTATCGTACAAGATCATTACCGGCGTAAATACGGTTATCGATGCCGTAGAGAAATCAGGTAAAAATGATCCAGCCACCAATCAGTTATTGGGCGAGTGCTACTTTTTGCGTGCGTTCTGCCACTTTAACCTGGTCCGGTTATTCGGCAAGCCCTATACGGTTGACGCAAATTCGCCGGGGATCATCCTGCGTACCAACCTTAGTGATCCTGCAAAGAAGAAAAGATCAACGGTTAAAGAGGTTTACGATTCCGTACTTGCTGATGCTGAAAAAGCGGCGGGCTTGATGACCCGCTCGCGTGGGGTTCAATATGCCTCACAGGAAGCGGCATGGTCCTTACTGGCAAGGGTTAACCTTTATAAAGAAGACAATGCAAAGGCCATCGAATATGCCGACAAAGTGATCAACTCCGGTAAGTTTTCGCTGGCTACAAAAGAGACGTATCCAAAATTGTTCGCCAATGCAACCAGTGCCAGTGAAACCATTTTTTGCATTGCCTTTACCGTTGTGGACGATTATGGGAAATTCGGTTCCATTGCTTCCATGATTTACTCGGATGGTAACTCCGGCTGGGGCGAGGAATACGCCTCTTCTTCCTTACGGGCTGCGATGTCTGCACATCCTGAAGATGTGCGCTGGTCGTATATTGTTCCTTTAAAAGATGCCGGGGGGGTGGTACAGAAGAAAAACGGGATTGAAGTGTATTATATCAGCAAGTTCTCTTTCCAGGACAATCTTCCGAATTTAAGTTCACCCATCATGTTCAGGATTGCAGAAATGTACCTGATCCGTGCCGAAGCCAAGGCAAAGACAGGTGCTAATGCGGCAGCGCTGGATGATGTGGATATGATCCGCAAGAACCGTGGTCTGGAAGCTTCGCTTTACAATAAAGTAGTGCCTGCAGGTTCAAACGCGTTGGATATTGTCCTGGCGGAAAAACGCATAGAAATGGCATTTGAAGGGCACAGGACTTATGATGTTTTCCGCAATAAAAAAAGTCTGAATAAGGCGTATTGGGGGTATCACCTGACCGGTTTAAAAGAGACCGATGTAGATCTTTCGAGAACACCGGCGGGTTATCCTAACCTGACTGTGCCTTATACCAGTCCGCGCATCATTTACTATTTGCCGGTAGACGAGACCTTGAGCAATCCGCTGGCCACACAAAATCAATAA
- a CDS encoding PKD domain-containing protein, which produces MKKLKAYLFLLSLVIAGSIFSSCKKDKTEIKTDLLYEVTVDGATATFSIKTEGVSNYQWDFGDGKTSTEANPSHTYPGKGKYVPTLMASVNGKLVEASTVLQIAKVSPVKINDNSLDDWSTVTKNVIPLGSKKGIFNQVKLDYDGNYVYLYGEMTGKKADAVIFDFFIDADNNPATGWLTGTFTDGGYDVLMEGQLLTAGVDIFYHTGANQSDFSGFKPQSIAEAYTVGTVKEEGGLVKFELRISRGKLKGLTGTGMRIGIQVIKNDWSVNLGNAPDEGTSSFFLDMNE; this is translated from the coding sequence ATGAAAAAATTAAAAGCTTATCTGTTCCTGCTGTCATTGGTGATCGCAGGTTCAATATTCAGCTCCTGTAAAAAGGATAAAACCGAGATCAAAACCGATTTATTATATGAAGTAACGGTGGATGGGGCTACTGCAACTTTCAGCATAAAAACCGAAGGTGTGAGCAATTACCAATGGGATTTTGGGGATGGCAAAACTTCAACCGAGGCAAATCCAAGCCATACTTATCCGGGTAAGGGCAAATATGTTCCGACCCTGATGGCCTCCGTAAACGGCAAACTTGTGGAAGCATCAACGGTATTGCAGATCGCCAAAGTTTCTCCGGTGAAGATTAACGACAATTCCCTGGACGACTGGAGCACGGTGACCAAAAATGTGATTCCTTTAGGATCGAAAAAGGGCATTTTTAATCAGGTGAAACTGGATTACGATGGCAACTATGTATACCTGTATGGAGAGATGACCGGCAAAAAGGCAGACGCGGTTATTTTTGATTTCTTCATCGATGCAGACAACAATCCGGCTACGGGCTGGCTTACCGGTACGTTTACTGATGGCGGTTATGATGTGTTAATGGAGGGTCAATTGCTTACCGCTGGTGTAGATATCTTTTACCATACGGGCGCCAATCAGAGTGACTTCTCCGGATTTAAACCCCAGTCGATAGCTGAGGCTTATACCGTAGGTACGGTGAAAGAAGAAGGCGGGCTTGTCAAATTTGAGCTGCGTATTTCACGTGGTAAGCTGAAAGGTTTAACGGGTACAGGTATGCGTATCGGGATACAGGTCATTAAAAATGACTGGTCGGTAAACCTGGGCAATGCACCTGACGAAGGAACTTCAAGTTTCTTCCTGGATATGAACGAATAA
- a CDS encoding acyltransferase family protein, with amino-acid sequence MEKILTADHSAKGRLVSLDVMRGMIMILLCAESCRVYEAIMHIDPTAPMAGLITQFFHHPWHGLRFWDLVQPAFMFMAGAAMYISYHRKLEKGQSWGDNLSHILIRSLKLFICGVALHCVYADKPVWELWNVLTQLSFTMIVAYLIINRSYTWQLVFSIGLLLLTEVLYRGLLMPGFDQPFVEGRNFGAYVDTLLMGKINSDGWVTINCIPTAAHTIWGVLAGKLLISGNTTSYKIKVLVIAGIIALVLGFGLDLSGLTPIIKRISTSSFVLVSVGWVLLILAAVYWLVDVKGNVKYAWIFTVVGMNAIFIYLFFETVGLQWLNGKVAIFSGDLLHLFLNVPVSVAAIVSAITALVVEWFLCYWLYQRNIFFKL; translated from the coding sequence ATGGAAAAGATTTTAACTGCTGATCACTCAGCTAAGGGGCGTTTAGTGTCCTTAGATGTGATGCGAGGAATGATTATGATCCTGCTTTGCGCGGAAAGCTGCAGGGTTTATGAAGCGATTATGCACATTGATCCCACAGCACCTATGGCTGGTCTGATCACCCAGTTCTTTCATCACCCATGGCATGGACTGCGCTTTTGGGATCTGGTTCAACCCGCCTTTATGTTTATGGCAGGGGCGGCGATGTATATTTCTTACCATCGTAAACTGGAAAAAGGACAAAGCTGGGGCGATAACCTGTCCCATATCCTGATCCGCAGTCTGAAGCTTTTTATCTGCGGGGTCGCATTGCATTGCGTTTATGCAGACAAGCCCGTTTGGGAGCTTTGGAATGTGTTGACGCAATTGTCGTTCACGATGATCGTTGCCTATCTGATCATTAACCGGTCTTATACCTGGCAGCTCGTGTTTTCCATTGGCTTGCTTTTACTTACCGAAGTGTTGTACCGTGGTTTGCTGATGCCTGGTTTTGACCAGCCTTTTGTGGAAGGGAGGAACTTCGGCGCTTATGTGGATACCCTGCTGATGGGTAAGATTAACAGCGATGGTTGGGTAACCATCAATTGCATCCCTACAGCAGCGCATACCATCTGGGGGGTACTGGCAGGTAAACTGCTGATCTCCGGCAATACGACCAGTTACAAAATAAAGGTCCTGGTGATCGCGGGGATCATTGCCCTGGTTCTCGGTTTTGGCCTGGACCTGTCGGGGCTGACCCCCATTATCAAACGCATCAGTACCAGCTCATTCGTATTGGTTTCGGTGGGCTGGGTCCTGCTGATTCTGGCTGCAGTGTATTGGCTGGTAGATGTGAAAGGCAATGTGAAATATGCCTGGATTTTTACGGTAGTGGGCATGAACGCCATATTTATCTACCTGTTTTTTGAGACCGTGGGGCTGCAGTGGCTAAACGGCAAGGTGGCGATTTTCTCCGGCGATCTGTTACACCTGTTCTTAAACGTACCGGTTAGTGTGGCTGCGATAGTATCGGCCATCACGGCACTGGTTGTCGAGTGGTTCCTGTGTTACTGGCTGTATCAGCGAAATATCTTTTTTAAACTATAG